In the Phaseolus vulgaris cultivar G19833 chromosome 7, P. vulgaris v2.0, whole genome shotgun sequence genome, one interval contains:
- the LOC137829276 gene encoding protein FAR1-RELATED SEQUENCE 5-like gives MRELNLQFYFDIDLDDDNRIRHVFWADARSRVAWDSFADVLCFDTTYLTNKYDMPFAPFIGVNHHGQSILLGCGLLSSEDTDASVWLFESWLCCMSHRPPQGIVTYQCRAIKNVVEVVFPKARCLWHIMKKISENLHGYTQYKDMKRYLKFVVYESTNVDVFMSSWGNFISEYQLCNNVWLNKLFEERARWVPCYLKRFFWADMFTTQRSESMNAFFDGYINSMTCLQQFVHQFDNALQHKAELVCEVDFASLNKVIPCSSQSTIERRFQVEYTHAKFNEVQAEFRGKMNCAVNNFFVDRHTCRFNVMEESFRDGQTNHSN, from the coding sequence ATGAGGGAACTTAACCTCCAATTTTACTTTGACATAGATTTAGATGATGATAATCGTATACGTCATGTATTTTGGGCAGATGCAAGAAGTCGTGTAGCATGGGATAGTTTTGCAGATGTTTTGTGCTTTGATACGACATATTTGACGAATAAGTATGATATGCCATTTGCACCATTTATCGGTGTTAATCATCACGGGCAGTCCATTTTGTTAGGATGTGGACTCCTTTCTTCGGAAGACACCGATGCATCCGTGTGGTTATTTGAAAGTTGGCTTTGTTGTATGTCACATAGACCACCCCAAGGCATTGTCACATATCAATGTAGGgcaataaaaaatgttgttgaaGTTGTCTTTCCCAAAGCACGGTGCTTATGGCACATAATGAAGAAAATATCAGAAAACCTTCATGGATATACGCAATATAAAGATATGAAacgttatttaaaatttgtagtGTATGAGTCGACAAATGTTGATGTTTTTATGTCCTCGTGGGGTAATTTCATAAGTGAATATCAGTTATGCAACAATGTTTGGTTGAACAAGTTATTTGAAGAACGAGCACGGTGGGTTCCTTGTTACCTTAAAAGGTTTTTTTGGGCAGACATGTTCACAACACAACGAAGTGAGAGCATGAATGCATTTTTTGATGGGTATATTAATTCCATGACATGTCTCCAACAATTTGTGCACCAATTTGATAATGCACTGCAACATAAGGCAGAATTGGTGTGTGAAGTGGACTTTGCTTCTCTCAACAAAGTTATTCCTTGTAGCTCACAATCCACCATTGAAAGACGGTTTCAAGTAGAATACACTCATGCAAAATTCAACGAAGTCCAAGCTGAATTCAGAGGGAAGATGAATTGTgctgttaataatttttttgttgacAGACATACCTGTCGATTCAATGTTATGGAAGAGTCTTTCCGGGATGGCCAAACAAACCACTCAAATTGA
- the LOC137829559 gene encoding leghemoglobin alpha, with protein MGAFTEKQEALVNSSWEAFKGNIPQYSVVFYTSILEKAPAAKNLFSFLANGVDPTNPKLTAHAESLFGLVRDSAAQLRANGAVVADAALGSIHSQKGVNDSQFLVVKEALLKTLKEAVGDKWTDELSTALELAYDELAAAIKKAYA; from the exons atgggTGCTTTCACTGAGAAGCAAGAGGCTCTGGTGAACAGCTCATGGGAAGCATTCAAGGGAAACATTCCACAATACAGTGTTGTGTTCTACACCTC gaTACTGGAGAAAGCACCAGCAGCAAAGAACTTGTTTTCATTTCTTGCTAATGGAGTAGATCCCACTAATCCTAAGCTCACGGCTCATGCTGAAAGCCTTTTTGGATTG GTGCGTGATTCAGCTGCACAACTTCGAGCAAATGGAGCAGTGGTGGCTGATGCTGCACTTGGTTCTATCCACTCTCAAAAAGGAGTAAACGATTCTCAGTTTCTG GTGGTAAAAGAGGCTTTGCTTAAAACATTAAAGGAAGCAGTTGGAGACAAATGGACTGATGAACTCAGCACTGCTCTCGAACTAGCCTACGATGAATTGGCAGCAGCTATTAAAAAGGCATATGCTTAG